A DNA window from Porites lutea chromosome 6, jaPorLute2.1, whole genome shotgun sequence contains the following coding sequences:
- the LOC140941450 gene encoding receptor-type tyrosine-protein phosphatase R-like has protein sequence MVVWFFEFLWLLWILTSFEAGTTQSRTIRAVDQVAYAGSYGSRTTRFSHDLESAKPQNARPKLEVKSQYGGKNIKMDFQRRFSHFEAGESALSSRQDSNNFTSSAGHRDLPEIYILVLNIATGLRNFSEGLRKRFTSLLSKGLGLHEQSCVILHVFPISVQRIQVELYCEKDMVKAMGSEWEPNVFIPASKMIQTLDTPGMQPFLKEFNVSAYGVKESPEIDLAVYQEMWFPVAVVAGVTIILIFLAIVCLLFCRRHLEVKAEEEHRTQHLDPEKLLYPAVDPTNTVSASMIQPDAGRVYTITGLPPKARKWKGSQLSLSDRRGSSLVLDLKSSATELGSSSPAPSILESPTEEKLASKSRPLTYNELEDCVNNPKQVTTEFWEMPMNHPPPEERLPGSSYRNRYPFILPNARTRVNLPEVPGDPLSIYINANFIKGYKGRKQAYIATQGPLSCTVKDFWRMIWYHQCPIIVMITKLKERNETKCERYWPDPTFRMQEKYGDIVVTFDSAIGRDGYQITSLYISHSQSLEAPRRVYHYWYTAWPDHGVPDSPRQFLRLVEEVHIAQDREDVKEGPVVVHCSAGVGRTGCFIAASIGIEQIKKEDCIDILKIVSLMRIDRGGMVENDPQYELVYQTLHHYWTTRTGSEDDSHDIALEAIFDE, from the exons ATGGTGGTTTGGTTCTTCGAATTTCTATGGCTATTGTGGATTTTGACGTCTTTTGAAGCGGGAACCACACAAAGCAGAACAATCAGAG CTGTTGATCAAGTCGCCTACGCTGGTTCGTACGGCAGCCGTACTACAAGATTTTCTCATGATCTGGAATCGGCTAAACCTCAAAACGCTCGCCCAAAACTCGAAGTGAAGAGCCAGTATGGAGGAAAAAATATTAAGATGGATTTTCAACGAAGATTTTCCCACTTCGAGGCAGGCGAAAGCGCCCTCTCATCTCGCCAGGACAGCAACAACTTTACATCCAGCGCGGGTCACAGGGACCTGCCGGAAATttatattttagttttg AACATTGCCACAGGTCTGAGGAACTTCAGTGAGGGCTTAAGAAAGAGGTTTACATCTCTTCTCTCAAAAGGATTAGGTCTTCATGAGCAGAGTTGTGTAATCCTCCATGTCTTCCCA atCTCTGTTCAGAGGATCCAAGTTGAACTGTACTGCGAGAAAGATATGGTTAAGGCTATGGGGTCTGAGTGGGAACCTAATGTGTTTATCCCTGCCAGCAAAATGATCCAAACACTGGACACTCCAGGCATGCAACCATTCCTGAAGGAGTTTAATGTGTCTGCTTATGGTGTGAAG GAGTCTCCTGAGATAGATCTGGCAGTGTATCAAGAGATGTGGTTTCCAGTAGCAGTTGTAGCTGGAGTGACAATCATACTCATTTTTTTGGCTATTGTGTGCTTG CTATTCTGTCGTCGTCATTTGGAAGTAAAAGCTGAAGAGGAACATCGCACACAGCACCTGGACCCTGAGAAACTCCTCTATCCTGCTGTAGATCCCACAAACACCGTGTCTGCAAGCATGATCCAGCCAGACGCTGGTCGAGTTTACACTATCACAGGATTGCCTCCCAAGGCTAGGAAGTGGAAAGGTTCTCAGCTCTCACTCTCAGACAg GCGTGGATCTTCCTTAGTTCTGGATCTCAAATCTTCAGCAACAGAATTAGGAAGTAGCTCTCCTGCCCCAAGTATTCTAGAAAG TCCCACAGAAGAAAAGTTAGCTTCTAAATCCAGACCTTTGACTTATAATGAATTAGAAGATTGTGTAAATAATCCAAAGCAAGTAACTACAGAATTTTGG GAAATGCCCATGAACCATCCGCCTCCTGAAGAAAGGCTACCTGGTTCAAGTTATAGAAATAGATATCCATTTATTTTACCAA ATGCTAGGACTAGAGTAAATTTACCAGAAGTACCTGGAGATCCGCTGTCTATCTACATTAATGCAAATTTTATAAAG GGTTATAAGGGTCGGAAACAAGCTTACATTGCAACTCAAG GTCCTTTATCATGTACAGTTAAAGACTTTTGGAGAATGATTTGGTATCACCAGTGTCCCATTATTGTAATGATTACAAAacttaaagaaagaaatgag ACAAAATGTGAACGATACTGGCCAGATCCAACCTTTAGAATGCAAGAGAAGTATGGAGACATAGTTGTCACATTTGATTCTGCCATAGGACGAGATGGTTATCAGATAACATCTTTGTACATAAGTCACTCACAGTCATTAGAGGCTCCACGAAGGGTGTATCATTACTGGTATACTGCTTGGCCTGACCATGGAGTCCCAGACTCACCAAGACAATTTCTCAGATTAGTGGAAGAAGTACACATTGCACAGGACAGGGAAGATGTGAAAGAGGGGCCTGTGGTAGTGCACTGCAG TGCTGGTGTGGGAAGGACAGGCTGTTTTATCGCAGCGAGTATTGGAATTGAACAGATAAAG AAAGAAGATTGTATAGACATTCTCAAGATAGTAAGCCTTATGAGAATAGACAG GGGAGGAATGGTTGAAAATGATCCACAATATGAACTTGTATACCAAACGCTTCATCATTACTGGACAACTCGTACAGGGAGTGAGGATGACTCACATGACATTGCTTTAGAGGCAATCTTCGATGAATAG